The Spirosoma sp. SC4-14 DNA window TCAGGCAGGCAAGTGCCTGCTCTTCGTCTTTTACTCCGTCATCTATACCCGGCACCAAATGGGAATGCATATCGACCCGCCAAAAGCAGGGGTCGACCAGATCCTCAACTGCCGAAGCAGAGCGCCAGGAAATCGTTTGACGAATCGTTTGCCAGAAACCCATAATCTGTTAAAGCATAAATGTAGCCATGCCTGGTGATTTTGCCAAATATTCAAAACTAACACGGTTTTTGATACAAACCTACCGTAAAATTTAGATTAGATAAATTTGAACATTGCATCCTTTCTACTTCTTAAACATTTTTTTATACTAAAAATTCCGGTGGTTCACCTTACTCGCATTTCCAACTATGACAATCTTACTTACAGGTGTTGCTGGTTTCATTGGGTCACACTTAACCGAGCATCTTTTAGCCCTCGGTCATACCATAATTGGGCTAGATAATTTTGATACCCAATATAATCCCGATCGAAAACGTCTAAATGTACGCTCATTTACGGACCATCCAAACTTTTGCTTTATAGAAGGCGACATACGCGATCAAATGGCACTAACTGATCTGCTACGCCGGTCTGCTTGCGATACTGTTGTTCATCTGGCCGCACGAACCGGTGTTCGCGACTCGGTTCACGAACCGGCTCTCTGCATCGATGTCAATGTAAACGGAACGTTGTCGCTTCTGGAAGCAATGAAGAAAACCAATACCCGGCGTCTGGTCATGGCATCGTCGTCGTCTGTATATGGAAACTCAACAGTTGTACCCTTTCGGGAAGAGGATGATGCCAATCGGCCACTTTCGCCCTATGCTATGTCGAAACGCTCAGCGGAAATGCTGGCCCATACCTATCACCATTTGTATGGGTTCGACGTTGCCTGCCTTCGCTTCTTTACGGTTTATGGCCCTCGCCAGCGACCCGAAATGGCCATTAGCCGATTTACCGAAAAAATGTATGAAGGGCAACCCATTACACTGTATGGCGATGGCAGTACATCCCGCAACTACACCTATATACACGACACCGTTTTAGGAATTGTTCGCGCTATGAACCACCTCAAAGGGTTTGACCTGTTAAATATTGGCGGTTCGGCTCCGATAAGTCTGCGCGATCTGGTTAAATTAATTGAGCGGGCAGTGGGCAAAAAAGCGGTTATCGACTGGCAGCCTAACCAACCGGGCGACGTTGTTCAGACCAGTGCCGATCTTCAGCGTGCCCGATCCAGAATTGGCTATCTGCCTTCGGTACCAATTGAAGAAGGCATTCATCGCTTTGTACGCTGGTATCAACAAAGCCTGTTTTATTAGTAATCTGAGCTGGTCAATTCTGGTATGTTTATTGTTCATGAATGATTAAGTAGTTTCCTTACTTTTAAGTAAAAATAAACTAAAAATCATGGACTAGCATTCTTACTAACCAAAACAATAGTACATTTGCCGCTCCAACTTTTGGCATCCGCACCTGATTAACTCTCTTTTGTAACCTTTTTCAATGTAAATAGCCCGTAAACGGCTGCTGATTTCTATGCCCAGGCAGGAAAGAGCATTGCGTGTTTAAGTAACTCTGGTTTTACTAACCAATTGGTTTATAGGCTTAACCCACTAAACAACTGTTCCGTTTTAAGCAACTATGAAACTAGCATCATTACCAACATTAAAAAAAAGAGTACTTATAGACGGATTCTCCATACAAATAAATCAACTATCTTATTCCAAGAATCATTTACAAAAAATACATATTCTATCTTTTAAATATTTTTTTGTTTACATTTTTAAAAAAGAAATACTAAAAAATTAACTAAACGGACTTTTTTGTCTAAGATCAGTAAGTATATTTACACGTCTATCTTATCAGCCACGAACCTACTCAATACTTATGAAGACTACAGTACTCTCCGGGCTCCTGCAGGAGAAGGGATGGCGAATTGTTGAGCAGCATACCCATCATTGCCTCTTCGGTCATTCTATTAAAAACCATGCAGTAAGCTTTATTATCCCAGTTGCCAGTACGGAAAATATTCCCAATGGAACCTTAAATGCCGTTCTCCGCTCAATCAGTAAAGTTGGCTCCAACTCCCATTGGACAACTTCCATCACTCAATCCAAATCGCATAACGTAGTCCTGGAAAAGCAGGGCAAATCCATTTGGGGGCGGCTTGAGACCCAGAGCCTGCTGGCCACTACGCGTGGATGTAGCGTAGAGGATGTTATGGCCCGGTTAAAACTATTGCTGATTGATACTGCTACCGATGGACACATCTGCTATCGGTCGATTTTCGAATCTATCGTTTTTGAACCCGTCTACGACACTACGGCCGTTTGGGACCTGTTTCGGCAACTAAAGGCCAATCAAATAGCCGGAGACGCGGGGATAGACATGGAATCAATCAGCCGGTTTATGTCTGGAGCTACTTTCCCCTCTGTTGAGCAGGCTGCTCGTCTGGAAGCCTCCATTCATGCACTGGGTCGCCAGTTGATGCAACTGTCGATCCGCTAATTCGATCAGTCGTCTGTCTTTTTCTTCGCTGAAAGACAGACGACTTTTGAAAAACCGGGCTGGCTGGTTCAGAGTTCAACTAAGCCATTGCGAAACGCTTCGATCACCATACCGACCCGGGTTTTCACGCCCATTTTCTGAAACACAACCTCGCGATATCCATCAACGGTTCGTGGGCTTACGCACATCTGGTCGGCAATTTCAGTATAGGTCAATTCGCTACAGGCCAGCTTCACAAATTCCTGCTCCCGACCATTGAGGGCAAACATCGAAGTAGACCCTTCGGTGTCGGATGCATTTAAATTGTTGATGAGCTGCGACGCCAGGAAATCGGAATAGTAATAGCCTTTTGTACTGATCGCATCCAACGCCAGCCGAAACTCGGCCGGTCGGCAACCTTTTAATAAATAGCCCCGCGCTCCATTGCGTAACATCCGCACCACATACTCTTCCCGGTCGTTCATGGATAGCGCCAGTACCCGTATGGTAGGATACAGTTTACGAAGTTGAAGTGCTGTTTCGAAGCCATCCATTTCGGGCATGTGCAAGTCGACTAAAGCAATATCGGGCAGAGGCCCACGTGCTAATTGTTCCAGCAAATCGCGGCCATTTTCAGCGATATACAGCACTTCATAATCATCTAATTTATTGATCAGATCGGCCAACGCTTCAGCCATCAGATGATGATCGTCGGTAATGGCAATAGAGGTGGGCATAACTAATGGCTGTAGAAGGGTGAACTCAATTGAAAAGTACGCCCTTATCCCATTGCGCACAATAGCCAGTTATTTGTTTTTTTTATATGGCCATTTATTCGTTGAATACCTCCGTTTGGTAGCGTGCTAATTTAATTTCGATTCGGGAACCTTTACCTGGCAGACTAGAAATGCTACAGGTTCCCTTTAGCAAGCTAATTCGGCGGTTCAGGTTTGTTAAACCGGCTCCCGACTCATCTACTGACCTGGCCATTACTTTCTCTAAATCAAACCCTTGGCCGTCGTCGGCAATCGTCAGGCAAAATACATCCGATCTATAATCCACGTCAACAACCAGTTTATGAGCACGGGCATGTTTGAGCGCATTGTTTAGCAGCTCCTGGGCCATTCGAAGCAGAACAATTTCGATTTTTTCGCCTAACGGATAAGGTTCGCCCTGAATGGTCAGGGATGTTTGCATGCGGGCAATCCGCTGAATACGATCGAGTTCGAGTTTTAAACTGGAGAGCAGGCCAAAGCGTCGAACCGTGTCGTGATCGAGTGTTTTTCCTAGTGTACGAACATCGTCAATAATTGTTTTGACCAATTCACGAACCTGATTAACAGAGCGTTGCGCATCGTTGCCGGCCACTTCATCTTCCAGGGCATTCAGCCGCATAAGTGCCACTGTAAGCAGTTGCCCTATGTTATCGTGAAGATCCTGCCCAACTTGCTGAAGTGTTTGATTCTGAATTTCGATCTGCGATTGGAGCAATTCCCGCTGATATTCGTTCCTGATTTCTTCTTTCTCACTTAAGTAACGATGATATTGCCGCTGGTGCATCAACACAAATAAGATGGGCGCTAACGTTACTAAAAGCAAAAATCCTGTAGCAATAATGACTATCTGAACCTCCCCTGCGAGCTCCTGCATTGAAATCCGATGAAAAAGTAAATACACATCACCAGAAAAACTACATTATGAATTCTCCAGATTATGCTAATATCAGCATAATGCCGATTGATTAAGGTATTAAAGGTCAGGAAAATAAAAAAGTTACTGGCATAGTAAGTAAAGATACCGTTAACAAACCAGAAATCCGGAACATAGAGTATGTTTTCTTTAGGCTGGTTGCCTAGTTGTTTGGCATAATAAAGCAACCCATATATGGTAATTAATAGCCCTATCAAACCAAATGATATACTGTCGAAGGTAGCCTGAATGGTAGCTGGTTGCACATGATTAAGCGAGTAAATCTGAAAAATCATGACAATAGACAGGATAATTACTCTCAGGGTAGTAGACGA harbors:
- a CDS encoding NAD-dependent epimerase/dehydratase family protein, whose amino-acid sequence is MTILLTGVAGFIGSHLTEHLLALGHTIIGLDNFDTQYNPDRKRLNVRSFTDHPNFCFIEGDIRDQMALTDLLRRSACDTVVHLAARTGVRDSVHEPALCIDVNVNGTLSLLEAMKKTNTRRLVMASSSSVYGNSTVVPFREEDDANRPLSPYAMSKRSAEMLAHTYHHLYGFDVACLRFFTVYGPRQRPEMAISRFTEKMYEGQPITLYGDGSTSRNYTYIHDTVLGIVRAMNHLKGFDLLNIGGSAPISLRDLVKLIERAVGKKAVIDWQPNQPGDVVQTSADLQRARSRIGYLPSVPIEEGIHRFVRWYQQSLFY
- a CDS encoding type II toxin-antitoxin system HicA family toxin, with the protein product MKTTVLSGLLQEKGWRIVEQHTHHCLFGHSIKNHAVSFIIPVASTENIPNGTLNAVLRSISKVGSNSHWTTSITQSKSHNVVLEKQGKSIWGRLETQSLLATTRGCSVEDVMARLKLLLIDTATDGHICYRSIFESIVFEPVYDTTAVWDLFRQLKANQIAGDAGIDMESISRFMSGATFPSVEQAARLEASIHALGRQLMQLSIR
- a CDS encoding response regulator transcription factor; translation: MPTSIAITDDHHLMAEALADLINKLDDYEVLYIAENGRDLLEQLARGPLPDIALVDLHMPEMDGFETALQLRKLYPTIRVLALSMNDREEYVVRMLRNGARGYLLKGCRPAEFRLALDAISTKGYYYSDFLASQLINNLNASDTEGSTSMFALNGREQEFVKLACSELTYTEIADQMCVSPRTVDGYREVVFQKMGVKTRVGMVIEAFRNGLVEL
- a CDS encoding sensor histidine kinase codes for the protein MQELAGEVQIVIIATGFLLLVTLAPILFVLMHQRQYHRYLSEKEEIRNEYQRELLQSQIEIQNQTLQQVGQDLHDNIGQLLTVALMRLNALEDEVAGNDAQRSVNQVRELVKTIIDDVRTLGKTLDHDTVRRFGLLSSLKLELDRIQRIARMQTSLTIQGEPYPLGEKIEIVLLRMAQELLNNALKHARAHKLVVDVDYRSDVFCLTIADDGQGFDLEKVMARSVDESGAGLTNLNRRISLLKGTCSISSLPGKGSRIEIKLARYQTEVFNE